One region of Tachysurus vachellii isolate PV-2020 chromosome 11, HZAU_Pvac_v1, whole genome shotgun sequence genomic DNA includes:
- the tubb2b gene encoding tubulin beta-2b chain translates to MREIVHLQAGQCGNQIGAKFWEVISDEHGIDPTGTYHGDSDLQLDRINVYYNEASGGKYVPRAVLVDLEPGTMDSVRSGPFGQIFRPDNFVFGQSGAGNNWAKGHYTEGAELVDSVLDVVRKEAESCDCLQGFQLTHSLGGGTGSGMGTLLISKIREEYPDRIMNTFSVVPSPKVSDTVVEPYNATLSVHQLVENTDETYCIDNEALYDICFRTLKLTTPSYGDLNHLVSATMSGVTTCLRFPGQLNADLRKLAVNMVPFPRLHFFMPGFAPLTSRGSQQYRSLTVPELTQQMFDAKNMMAACDPRHGRYLTVAAIFRGRMSMKEVDEQMLNVQNKNSSYFVEWIPNNVKTAVCDIPPRGLKMAATFIGNSTAIQELFKRISEQFTAMFRRKAFLHWYTGEGMDEMEFTEAESNMNDLVSEYQQYQDATAEEEGEFEEEGEEELA, encoded by the exons ATGAGGGAAATCGTGCATCTTCAGGCTGGTCAGTGCGGTAACCAGATCGGAGCCAAG TTCTGGGAGGTTATTAGTGATGAGCATGGCATCGACCCAACTGGCACGTATCACGGAGACAGTGATCTCCAGCTCGATAGGATTAACGTCTACTACAACGAGGCATCAG GTGGCAAATATGTGCCCCGTGCTGTGCTGGTAGACTTGGAGCCTGGTACCATGGACTCTGTGAGGTCTGGACCTTTTGGTCAAATATTCAGACCAGACAACTTTGTCTTCG GTCAGAGTGGTGCTGGAAACAACTGGGCCAAAGGTCACTACACGGAGGGAGCCGAGCTTGTTGACTCTGTGCTAGATGTGGTGCGCAAGGAGGCTGAGAGCTGTGACTGTCTGCAGGGCTTCCAGCTTACCCACTCCCTGGGTGGTGGCACTGGTTCAGGTATGGGCACTCTGCTCATCAGCAAGATCCGTGAAGAATACCCTGACCGCATCATGAACACGTTCAGTGTTGTGCCATCCCCCAAAGTGTCCGACACCGTTGTAGAGCCCTACAATGCCACATTATCTGTACACCAACTGGTTGAAAACACAGATGAGACCTACTGTATCGATAACGAAGCTCTCTACGATATCTGCTTCCGCACACTGAAGCTCACAACTCCCTCATATGGCGATCTCAACCACCTCGTATCTGCCACCATGAGCGGTGTCACCACCTGTCTCCGCTTCCCTGGTCAGCTCAACGCAGATCTGCGCAAGCTGGCTGTTAACATGGTGCCCTTCCCACGTCTGCACTTCTTCATGCCCGGGTTTGCCCCCTTGACCAGCAGGGGAAGCCAGCAGTACCGATCACTCACAGTGCCTGAGCTGACACAGCAGATGTTTGATGCTAAGAATATGATGGCCGCCTGCGACCCACGCCATGGCCGATACCTCACCGTTGCTGCCATCTTCCGTGGCCGCATGTCCATGAAGGAAGTTGATGAGCAGATGCTCAACGTGCAGAACAAGAACAGCAGCTACTTCGTTGAATGGATTCCCAACAATGTCAAGACCGCCGTGTGCGACATCCCGCCACGTGGCCTCAAGATGGCCGCTACCTTCATCGGCAACAGCACTGCCATCCAGGAGCTGTTCAAGCGCATCTCCGAGCAGTTCACTGCCATGTTCAGGCGCAAAGCTTTCCTCCACTGGTACACCGGAGAGGGTATGGATGAGATGGAGTTCACCGAAGCTGAGAGCAACATGAATGACCTGGTCTCCGAGTACCAGCAGTACCAGGATGCCACAGCTGAGGAAGAGGGCGAGTTTgaagaggaaggagaggaggagcTTGCATAA
- the bcl2l16 gene encoding BCL2 like 16 isoform X2, whose translation MGLLDKPVGLSSPDPLVREAYLMAYDYINYVTAKPETPLGPAPSQASEALRHAGDELLQRFPIFFRRWPRVFRDVTEDTACSTLLSILDEHFSQTRRRDLAWSAVLSVFVVAGQMALHCKQRGMNSVVPQLQQSVGSFVERVICPEIRDKGGWSGFVVRFGEKQTLEVQVKKVCCWSLLILSLGILTYFLCKRRIF comes from the exons ATGGGACTATTAGATAAGCCTGTGGGGCTGTCCAGCCCTGATCCGTTGGTCCGAGAAGCCTACCTGATGGCCTACGACTATATTAACTATGTAACAGCCAAACCGGAAACTCCTCTCGGCCCAGCTCCGTCTCAAGCCTCAGAAGCACTGCGGCACGCTGGAGATGAGCTCCTCCAACGCTTCCCCATCTTCTTTCGTCGCTGGCCACGCGTCTTCCGAGACGTGACAGAGGACACAGCATGTTCTACACTGCTGTCGATCCTGGATGAGCATTTCTCTCAGACGAGGCGCAGGGACCTGGCCTGGAGCGCCGTGCTGTCCGTGTTTGTGGTTGCTGGTCAGATGGCACTACACTGCAAACAAAGGGGTATGAACAGTGTTGTCCCACAGCTCCAGCAGTCTGTAGGCAGCTTTGTTGAAAGAGTCATCTGCCCTGAGATCAGGGACAAGGGTGGATGG TCAGGTTTTGTGGTACGCTTTGGGGAGAAGCAGACTCTGGAGGTCCAGGTAAAGAAGGTGTGCTGCTGGAGTTTGCTAATACTGAGCTTGGGGATCCTCACCTACTTCCTGTGTAAAAGAAGAATATTTTAG
- the bcl2l16 gene encoding BCL2 like 16 isoform X1, producing MGLLDKPVGLSSPDPLVREAYLMAYDYINYVTAKPETPLGPAPSQASEALRHAGDELLQRFPIFFRRWPRVFRDVTEDTACSTLLSILDEHFSQTRRRDLAWSAVLSVFVVAGQMALHCKQRGMNSVVPQLQQSVGSFVERVICPEIRDKGGWVSWQQQGVKRELQFSGIWMYKQFYTEQNNGVCHSSTMYLKFVTL from the coding sequence ATGGGACTATTAGATAAGCCTGTGGGGCTGTCCAGCCCTGATCCGTTGGTCCGAGAAGCCTACCTGATGGCCTACGACTATATTAACTATGTAACAGCCAAACCGGAAACTCCTCTCGGCCCAGCTCCGTCTCAAGCCTCAGAAGCACTGCGGCACGCTGGAGATGAGCTCCTCCAACGCTTCCCCATCTTCTTTCGTCGCTGGCCACGCGTCTTCCGAGACGTGACAGAGGACACAGCATGTTCTACACTGCTGTCGATCCTGGATGAGCATTTCTCTCAGACGAGGCGCAGGGACCTGGCCTGGAGCGCCGTGCTGTCCGTGTTTGTGGTTGCTGGTCAGATGGCACTACACTGCAAACAAAGGGGTATGAACAGTGTTGTCCCACAGCTCCAGCAGTCTGTAGGCAGCTTTGTTGAAAGAGTCATCTGCCCTGAGATCAGGGACAAGGGTGGATGGGTAAGTTGGCAACAGCAAGGAGTAAAAAGAGAACTGCAGTTTTCAGGCATCTGGATGTACAAACAATTTTATACAGAGCAGAATAATGGGGTATGCCATAGTTctacaatgtatttaaaatttgtTACACTTTGA